A window from Drosophila kikkawai strain 14028-0561.14 chromosome 2L, DkikHiC1v2, whole genome shotgun sequence encodes these proteins:
- the LOC108077356 gene encoding uncharacterized protein isoform X3: MPDFADVPEELVNVDVRRILKGYEKLIEEENIIQQSWLLLRNSTESCVRFTTKEQPMEQPNPANLTEIEEESEVASKSSFQVIVPQILTSSLYPNVAKSEDSEDKEGWKVFEPKNDFKESSTAVTRGHKRWGPFMRLMIRLLKPLHGSKKCSKKTNQKCTHTSTAKKTKMHK; the protein is encoded by the exons ATGCCAGACTTCGCAG ATGTTCCCGAAGAGCTCGTCAACGTGGATGTGCGTCGAATCCTTAAGGGCTACGAAAAGTTGATCGAGGAAGAAAACATCATTCAGCAGTCTTGGCTTCTTCTCAGGAACTCCACTGAGAGTTGTGTGCGTTTTACCACCAAGGAGCAACCCATGGAGCAGCCCAACCCAGCCAACTTAACCGAGATCGAAGAGGAATCCGAGGTGGCATCAAAAAGTAGTTTTCAGGTGATTGTTCCGCAAATATTGACTTCATCGTTGTACCCAAACGTGGCAAAAAGTGAAGACAGTGAGGACAAAGAGGGTTGGAAAGTTTTCGAGCCGAAAAATGATTTCAAGGAGAGTTCCACCGCCGTGACCCGTG GCCACAAGCGATGGGGACCCTTCATGCGACTCATGATTCGACTGCTGAAGCCACTGCATGGCAGTAAAAAATGCTCGAAGAAGACGAACCAGAAATGCACTCACACCTCGACTGCCAAGAAGACCAAAATGCACAAGTAG
- the LOC108077356 gene encoding uncharacterized protein isoform X1, with protein MSKSMEGGKSGAIEGSKKRNPYIMPTIRQLAYLDELKTRLLLMRERQAIFMEQTAKMLNGISSVNMVGNSVLNEPAADQALPLPEVNEDEAEESKSNPNIKTLIQRFEDLCQTSQKFTDLPDVPEELVNVDVRRILKGYEKLIEEENIIQQSWLLLRNSTESCVRFTTKEQPMEQPNPANLTEIEEESEVASKSSFQVIVPQILTSSLYPNVAKSEDSEDKEGWKVFEPKNDFKESSTAVTRGHKRWGPFMRLMIRLLKPLHGSKKCSKKTNQKCTHTSTAKKTKMHK; from the exons ATGTCAAAGTCAATGGAAGGCGGCAAGTCAGGTGCAATAGAGGGCAGCAAGAAGCGCAATCCATATATCATGCCAACTATCCGACAGCTGGCATACCTTGATGAGCTGAAGACGCGCCTGCTCTTAATGCGCGAGCGACAAGCGATCTTTATGGAGCAAACGGCCAAGATGCTAAACGGAATCAGTTCCGTCAACATGGTGGGCAATTCCGTGCTCAATGAGCCGGCGGCGGACCAAGCCTTACCATTGCCGGAAGTGAATGAGGACGAGGCCGAGGAGTCCAAGAGCAACCCCAACATCAAGACGCTGATCCAGCGCTTCGAGGATCTATGCCAGACTTCGCAG AAATTTACCGATTTGCCAGATGTTCCCGAAGAGCTCGTCAACGTGGATGTGCGTCGAATCCTTAAGGGCTACGAAAAGTTGATCGAGGAAGAAAACATCATTCAGCAGTCTTGGCTTCTTCTCAGGAACTCCACTGAGAGTTGTGTGCGTTTTACCACCAAGGAGCAACCCATGGAGCAGCCCAACCCAGCCAACTTAACCGAGATCGAAGAGGAATCCGAGGTGGCATCAAAAAGTAGTTTTCAGGTGATTGTTCCGCAAATATTGACTTCATCGTTGTACCCAAACGTGGCAAAAAGTGAAGACAGTGAGGACAAAGAGGGTTGGAAAGTTTTCGAGCCGAAAAATGATTTCAAGGAGAGTTCCACCGCCGTGACCCGTG GCCACAAGCGATGGGGACCCTTCATGCGACTCATGATTCGACTGCTGAAGCCACTGCATGGCAGTAAAAAATGCTCGAAGAAGACGAACCAGAAATGCACTCACACCTCGACTGCCAAGAAGACCAAAATGCACAAGTAG
- the LOC108077356 gene encoding uncharacterized protein isoform X2: MSKSMEGGKSGAIEGSKKRNPYIMPTIRQLAYLDELKTRLLLMRERQAIFMEQTAKMLNGISSVNMVGNSVLNEPAADQALPLPEVNEDEAEESKSNPNIKTLIQRFEDLCQTSQKFTDLPDVPEELVNVDVRRILKGYEKLIEEENIIQQSWLLLRNSTESCVRFTTKEQPMEQPNPANLTEIEEESEVASKSSFQVIVPQILTSSLYPNVAKSEDSEDKEGWKVFEPKNDFKESSTAVTRELPEF; this comes from the exons ATGTCAAAGTCAATGGAAGGCGGCAAGTCAGGTGCAATAGAGGGCAGCAAGAAGCGCAATCCATATATCATGCCAACTATCCGACAGCTGGCATACCTTGATGAGCTGAAGACGCGCCTGCTCTTAATGCGCGAGCGACAAGCGATCTTTATGGAGCAAACGGCCAAGATGCTAAACGGAATCAGTTCCGTCAACATGGTGGGCAATTCCGTGCTCAATGAGCCGGCGGCGGACCAAGCCTTACCATTGCCGGAAGTGAATGAGGACGAGGCCGAGGAGTCCAAGAGCAACCCCAACATCAAGACGCTGATCCAGCGCTTCGAGGATCTATGCCAGACTTCGCAG AAATTTACCGATTTGCCAGATGTTCCCGAAGAGCTCGTCAACGTGGATGTGCGTCGAATCCTTAAGGGCTACGAAAAGTTGATCGAGGAAGAAAACATCATTCAGCAGTCTTGGCTTCTTCTCAGGAACTCCACTGAGAGTTGTGTGCGTTTTACCACCAAGGAGCAACCCATGGAGCAGCCCAACCCAGCCAACTTAACCGAGATCGAAGAGGAATCCGAGGTGGCATCAAAAAGTAGTTTTCAGGTGATTGTTCCGCAAATATTGACTTCATCGTTGTACCCAAACGTGGCAAAAAGTGAAGACAGTGAGGACAAAGAGGGTTGGAAAGTTTTCGAGCCGAAAAATGATTTCAAGGAGAGTTCCACCGCCGTGACCCGTG AACTTCCTGAATTCTAG